Proteins encoded together in one Streptomyces umbrinus window:
- a CDS encoding ABC transporter permease yields the protein MRGVLLRGFFVVALPVLLVAGWWVASDDSTDVYWPPLRTILTAFPDVWTGDRWRDDVLPSVLRLSAGYACAAVAGVALGTVIGSYRRVRAVCEPVLEFLRAVPPPVLVPVIMLFAGIGDTMKIAVIASGCVWPILLNTVEGVRAVDSVMSETARSYGITGVARLRHVVLRSASPQIFAGLRQALSIGIILMVISEMFAASNGLGFTIVQFQRGFAIPDMWTGILLLGLLGFVLSVVFRLVERRVLGWYHGSRDVSRRSS from the coding sequence GTGAGGGGCGTCCTGCTGCGGGGGTTCTTCGTCGTCGCGCTGCCCGTGCTGCTGGTGGCGGGGTGGTGGGTCGCCTCGGACGACAGCACCGATGTCTACTGGCCGCCGCTGCGCACGATCCTCACCGCCTTCCCGGACGTGTGGACGGGCGACCGGTGGCGCGACGACGTGCTGCCGAGCGTGCTGCGGCTGAGCGCCGGTTACGCGTGCGCGGCCGTCGCGGGCGTGGCGCTCGGCACGGTCATCGGCTCCTACCGCCGGGTGCGGGCCGTGTGCGAGCCGGTGCTGGAATTCCTGCGCGCGGTGCCGCCGCCGGTGCTCGTGCCGGTCATCATGCTGTTCGCGGGCATCGGGGACACGATGAAGATCGCCGTGATCGCGAGCGGCTGTGTCTGGCCGATCCTCCTCAACACCGTGGAGGGCGTCCGGGCGGTCGACTCCGTGATGTCGGAGACAGCCCGCTCGTACGGCATCACGGGCGTCGCCCGGCTGCGGCATGTGGTGCTGCGTTCGGCGAGTCCGCAGATCTTCGCGGGGCTGCGGCAGGCCCTGTCCATCGGCATCATCCTGATGGTCATCAGCGAGATGTTCGCCGCGAGCAACGGGCTCGGCTTCACCATCGTCCAGTTCCAGCGCGGCTTCGCCATCCCCGACATGTGGACCGGGATCCTGCTGCTCGGGCTGCTCGGTTTTGTGCTGTCGGTCGTCTTCCGGCTGGTCGAGCGGCGGGTGCTCGGCTGGTACCACGGCTCGCGCGACGTCTCCCGGCGGTCGTCGTGA
- a CDS encoding ABC transporter ATP-binding protein, which translates to MLDVRGLRKVYEGSGRRVEAVRDLTFTVEAGELVCLVGPSGCGKTTLLKCVGGLLTPTAGDVLLGGERVIGPPPGMAVVFQEYGRSLFPWMRVRENVELPLKQKKLSSVRRRELVADALESVGLTDAAGAYPWQLSGGMQQRVAIARALAYEPDVLLMDEPFAAVDAQTRAELEDLVRGLWRQRGITILFVTHDIDEAVYLGERVLILSSSPTVVQEQLKIDLPAERDQLHTRVAPRFAELRTHVYEQIQAAKRGTPVDRMVKDVSSDTPPLH; encoded by the coding sequence ATGCTCGACGTACGCGGCCTCAGGAAGGTCTACGAGGGGTCGGGCCGCCGGGTGGAGGCGGTGCGCGACCTCACTTTCACGGTCGAGGCCGGTGAACTGGTGTGTCTGGTCGGCCCGTCGGGCTGCGGCAAGACGACGCTGCTGAAGTGCGTGGGCGGGCTGCTGACGCCCACAGCGGGTGACGTGCTCCTCGGAGGTGAGCGGGTGATCGGGCCACCACCCGGGATGGCCGTCGTCTTCCAGGAGTACGGCCGCAGTCTCTTCCCCTGGATGCGGGTCCGCGAGAACGTCGAACTCCCCCTCAAGCAGAAGAAGTTGTCCAGCGTGAGGCGTCGTGAACTGGTCGCCGACGCTCTGGAGTCGGTCGGGCTCACCGACGCGGCGGGCGCGTACCCGTGGCAGTTGTCGGGCGGCATGCAGCAGCGGGTGGCGATCGCCCGCGCGCTCGCGTACGAGCCCGATGTGCTGCTCATGGACGAGCCGTTCGCGGCGGTGGACGCGCAGACCCGCGCCGAACTGGAGGACCTGGTCCGCGGGTTGTGGCGGCAGCGGGGCATCACGATCCTCTTCGTGACGCACGACATCGACGAGGCGGTGTATCTCGGCGAGCGGGTGCTGATCCTGTCCTCCTCCCCGACGGTCGTCCAGGAGCAGCTGAAGATCGATCTTCCGGCCGAGCGCGATCAGTTGCACACCCGGGTGGCCCCGCGCTTCGCCGAGCTGCGGACCCATGTGTACGAGCAGATCCAGGCGGCGAAGCGCGGGACACCGGTCGACCGAATGGTGAAGGACGTCAGTTCAGATACGCCTCCACTGCACTGA